From the genome of Eucalyptus grandis isolate ANBG69807.140 chromosome 2, ASM1654582v1, whole genome shotgun sequence, one region includes:
- the LOC104435139 gene encoding cytochrome P450 CYP749A22-like, translating into MVDSVHMLLKRWQNLEAEEVESFEEFTAIMSKVISRTAFGSSYIEGRDIFQIKIWKTTDEIESKGLENAICNAVLGIIEKREKKLNTGEMDDHAYDFLGSVLKAYRDPDESKRITIGDLVDKCKTFCIAGQETTNSILPWTLFFLAIHKDWQEEARKRGRCSWQ; encoded by the exons ATGGTGGATAGTGTTCACATGCTGCTCAAGAGATGGCAGAATTTAGAAGCCGAAGAGGTTGAGTCGTTCGAAGAGTTTACGGCGATCATGTCGAAAGTGATTTCCAGGACAGCATTTGGAAGCAGCTACATTGAAGGAAGAGATATTTTCCAAAT TAAGATATGGAAAACGACCGATGAAATCGAGTCCAAGGGACTGGAGAATGCGATATGCAATGCGGTGTTAGGGATAATCGAGAAGCGAGAAAAGAAGTTGAACACGGGAGAAATGGATGACCACGCGTATGACTTCTTAGGGTCCGTTCTAAAGGCCTATCGCGATCCAGACGAGAGCAAGCGAATCACAATTGGTGATCTTGTGGACAAGTGCAAGACGTTCTGTATCGCGGGACAAGAAACGACGAATTCCATCCTCCCTTGGACACTCTTCTTCCTTGCAATTCACAAAGATTGGCAAGAAGAGGCAAGAAAGAGGGGCCGATGTAGTTGGCAATGA